One segment of Methanolinea sp. DNA contains the following:
- a CDS encoding ribose 1,5-bisphosphate isomerase: protein MLTETAEKIKSMEIRGAGRIARAAVAALREHASSVQARSVAEFREKLEEAASILLSTRPTAVSLPNAIHTVMAALRAGHSSVGEAREAFVGACESFIASSGEAVARIGEIGARHIRDGDVLLTHCNSEAALACILEAWRVGRDISVFATEVRPRNQGLLTIATLDEAGIPTNYIVDSAARHFMHEVDLVVVGADAIAVNGAVVNKIGTSQIALAAHEARTRVMVAAETYKFAPRTILGEYIQIEERDPSEVLPAEIAGKFRHVRARNPAFDVTPAEYVDLIVTEVGAIPPQMAYIIIRDVLGWEVGDFAHAHPFRKGEGGRHSPGE from the coding sequence ATGCTCACTGAGACCGCGGAGAAGATAAAGAGCATGGAGATAAGGGGGGCGGGCCGGATCGCCCGGGCAGCCGTCGCAGCCCTCCGGGAGCACGCGTCGTCCGTGCAGGCACGCTCCGTCGCCGAGTTCAGGGAGAAGCTCGAGGAGGCCGCGTCCATCCTCCTCTCCACGAGGCCGACGGCGGTCTCGCTCCCGAACGCGATCCACACGGTCATGGCGGCACTGCGGGCCGGGCACTCGTCCGTGGGGGAGGCGAGGGAGGCTTTCGTCGGGGCGTGCGAGTCATTCATCGCATCGTCGGGGGAGGCCGTCGCGAGGATAGGGGAGATCGGGGCCCGCCACATCAGGGACGGCGACGTCCTCCTCACCCACTGCAACTCCGAGGCTGCACTCGCGTGCATCCTCGAGGCGTGGAGGGTCGGCAGGGACATCTCGGTCTTCGCGACGGAGGTGCGCCCGCGCAACCAGGGCCTCCTCACGATCGCGACGCTCGACGAGGCGGGGATACCCACGAACTACATCGTCGACTCCGCCGCCCGCCACTTCATGCACGAGGTCGACCTCGTCGTCGTGGGGGCGGACGCGATCGCGGTCAACGGCGCGGTCGTGAACAAGATCGGGACGTCCCAGATCGCCCTCGCGGCCCACGAGGCGAGGACGAGGGTGATGGTCGCCGCGGAGACCTACAAGTTCGCCCCCCGGACGATCCTCGGGGAGTACATCCAGATCGAGGAGAGGGACCCATCCGAGGTCCTCCCGGCCGAGATCGCCGGGAAGTTCCGGCACGTGCGGGCGAGGAACCCCGCATTCGACGTCACCCCCGCCGAGTACGTCGACCTCATCGTGACCGAGGTGGGGGCGATCCCCCCGCAGATGGCGTACATCATCATCAGGGACGTCCTCGGGTGGGAAGTCGGGGACTTCGCGCACGCCCACCCTTTCCGGAAGGGAGAGGGGGGGCGGCACTCCCCAGG
- a CDS encoding HAD-IC family P-type ATPase: protein MSVAVVFDSAGTLLHTYRVAKNVLTGELLPGVETVSLTFESPDRVLVVLHVRSRDVVAAPDDVSLSGFLREQKVGFGISCTRGVIDADDVAGILYHSPHGKVGDLKDCIRNVWQVCREESVVTLNSGVILNVSLPGIEFAVTTGGRPFEGARETISALHRMGIPAFIASGDRVEKLEKMADHLGIPRDRVFGVATPTVKARIVEDLRGTYDCVVMVGDGINDLPAMRAADVAILSVEQPGERHPDLYAAADHVVKNVREVAGIVGRLRDLRGPCREIG from the coding sequence ATGTCGGTTGCCGTGGTCTTTGACAGTGCGGGGACACTCCTGCACACCTACAGGGTCGCAAAGAACGTGCTCACCGGGGAACTCCTCCCCGGCGTCGAGACCGTGAGCCTCACGTTCGAGTCCCCCGACCGCGTCCTCGTCGTCCTCCACGTCCGCAGCCGCGACGTGGTCGCGGCACCCGACGACGTCTCCCTCTCGGGGTTCCTGCGCGAGCAGAAGGTGGGGTTCGGGATCAGCTGCACGCGCGGGGTCATCGACGCCGACGACGTCGCCGGCATCCTCTACCATTCCCCCCACGGGAAGGTCGGGGACCTCAAGGACTGCATCCGGAACGTCTGGCAGGTCTGCAGGGAAGAGTCTGTCGTCACGCTGAACAGCGGGGTGATCCTGAACGTCTCGCTCCCGGGCATCGAGTTCGCGGTCACGACCGGCGGCCGCCCGTTCGAGGGTGCCCGCGAGACGATCAGCGCCCTCCACAGGATGGGGATCCCCGCCTTCATCGCGTCGGGCGACCGCGTCGAGAAACTCGAGAAGATGGCAGACCACCTCGGGATTCCCCGCGACAGGGTCTTTGGCGTCGCGACCCCCACCGTGAAGGCACGGATCGTCGAGGACCTCCGCGGGACGTACGACTGCGTCGTGATGGTCGGGGACGGGATCAATGACCTCCCCGCCATGAGGGCAGCAGACGTCGCGATCCTCTCGGTCGAGCAGCCGGGCGAGAGGCACCCGGACCTCTACGCGGCTGCCGACCACGTGGTGAAGAACGTGAGGGAGGTCGCGGGAATCGTCGGGAGACTCCGCGATTTGCGCGGGCCGTGCCGGGAGATTGGGTGA
- the atwA gene encoding methyl coenzyme M reductase system, component A2, with protein MKPLITVKDLRMDFDGKKVLKNISFEIYEGEVLGIIGRSGAGKTVLMHLLRGVEQPPTSGHIIYHVAVCDSCPYIGVGSMAGEACPTCGGVLSARDIDLWNEEDEGLRRRLMRRTAIMFQRTFALYGNDRVIENVLHALDDIDYPQDKAINRAADLLDQVRLSHRMMHIARDLSGGEKQRVVLARQLAKEPFLLFADEPTGTLDPETADLVHRMLIEACERNHMGMVVTSHFSQVIKSVADRAMLLVDGSIAMLGSPEEVISRFMADLSDTETYHVPEFGKEILIARDVYKRYISVDRGVVRAVNGVSFDVREKEIFGIIGKSGAGKTTLSRIMAGVIEPTAGEMIIRIGDDAVDMTKPGIENRGRAKGYIGLLHQEYDLYPHRTVLDNLTDAIGLEFPKELAMRKAILTLRMAGFSEEKSREILDRYPGQLSEGERHRVALAQVLIREPRMVILDEPTGTMDPLTKVDVKHSILHARDEMEETFIVVSHDIDFVRDICDRLALMRGGKIVAIGKTADVLSTLTAEEREVMGRAAPA; from the coding sequence ATGAAGCCCCTGATCACCGTGAAAGATCTTCGCATGGACTTCGACGGGAAGAAAGTCCTGAAGAATATCTCTTTTGAGATCTATGAAGGTGAGGTCCTGGGGATCATCGGGCGCAGCGGGGCAGGAAAGACCGTACTCATGCACCTTCTCAGGGGCGTGGAGCAACCACCCACCTCGGGGCATATCATCTACCATGTCGCCGTCTGCGACTCCTGCCCGTACATCGGGGTAGGGAGCATGGCAGGCGAGGCGTGTCCCACGTGCGGCGGGGTGCTCTCGGCACGGGACATCGACCTCTGGAACGAGGAGGACGAGGGGCTCCGTCGCCGGCTGATGCGGAGGACGGCGATCATGTTCCAGAGGACGTTTGCCCTGTACGGCAACGACAGGGTGATCGAGAACGTGCTCCACGCCCTCGACGACATCGACTATCCCCAGGACAAGGCGATCAACAGGGCAGCCGACCTCCTCGACCAGGTGAGGCTCTCGCACAGGATGATGCACATCGCCCGCGACCTCTCCGGCGGGGAGAAGCAGCGGGTCGTGCTCGCGAGGCAACTTGCAAAGGAGCCGTTCCTCCTCTTCGCGGACGAACCGACGGGGACCCTCGATCCCGAGACCGCCGACCTCGTCCACCGGATGCTGATCGAGGCGTGCGAGAGGAACCACATGGGAATGGTCGTCACGTCCCACTTCTCCCAGGTGATAAAGTCGGTCGCGGACAGGGCCATGCTCCTCGTGGACGGGTCCATCGCGATGCTCGGCTCGCCCGAGGAGGTCATCTCGAGGTTCATGGCGGACCTCTCCGACACGGAGACCTACCACGTCCCGGAGTTCGGCAAGGAGATCCTGATCGCGCGGGACGTGTACAAGCGCTACATCTCGGTCGACAGGGGGGTCGTGCGGGCGGTCAACGGTGTCTCGTTCGACGTCCGCGAGAAGGAGATATTCGGGATTATCGGCAAGAGCGGTGCGGGGAAGACGACGCTCTCGCGCATCATGGCGGGCGTCATCGAGCCCACGGCAGGGGAGATGATCATCAGGATCGGGGACGACGCCGTGGACATGACGAAGCCCGGCATCGAGAACAGGGGGAGGGCGAAGGGGTACATCGGGCTCCTCCACCAGGAATACGACCTCTACCCCCACAGGACCGTGCTCGACAACCTCACGGACGCGATCGGCCTCGAGTTCCCCAAGGAGCTCGCGATGAGGAAGGCCATCCTCACGCTCCGGATGGCAGGGTTCTCCGAGGAGAAGAGCAGGGAGATCCTCGACAGGTACCCGGGGCAGCTCTCCGAGGGGGAGCGCCACAGGGTCGCCCTCGCCCAGGTCCTCATCCGCGAGCCCCGCATGGTCATCCTCGACGAGCCGACGGGGACCATGGACCCCCTCACCAAGGTGGACGTGAAGCACTCGATCCTGCACGCGAGGGACGAGATGGAGGAGACGTTCATCGTGGTCTCCCACGACATCGACTTCGTGAGGGACATCTGCGACCGGCTCGCCCTCATGAGGGGGGGCAAGATCGTCGCCATCGGGAAGACCGCGGACGTCCTCTCGACCCTCACCGCGGAAGAACGGGAGGTCATGGGCCGGGCCGCGCCTGCGTGA
- a CDS encoding methanogenesis marker 3 protein has protein sequence MITLLVDGERRLANEGATLRDVLPGWDWSCSVGVIRAGARESTETGSMRLVTSAGEVVVELLPEGRALLQSPDLQLPLPLHWSDRYAAAFGPFPSRFVPARKPHLYERGDLVLGCGGYDAGRSYLVFSRLRHAADHGAAAGGGVIGRVVYGRGLIDRWTSGDRIEQVVPVLNWADTSRSFSTNDGSLPLEDGMEIVTHVRVTAHGYAGGRVHATDAAESVEHVLLALAGNRFVVGRASSTYIEDERMAGTPVPFEVRAPRREGHLMVRTRGRSSGALYIYTRDVPASASHTLAGQVTHGIELARLARAGETIRIEVEPPRFDLVGLFLSEAEGVAAFRGVAVTARGEGKDLVVVDQQPATTLEALAAGSVTLEAVPLEKIIDIALDDAHAPESCAVFRKLTGLDRHRVGRIPFFFQFEDVYLFRPRIPPGTHIIPENLPVDRVLPGTLAITNDSRKGAGLVGVRTSENREFGPTSEPFEATNLIGRVLDLGKLSALKENEIAFIREVRP, from the coding sequence ATGATTACCCTCCTCGTCGACGGGGAGAGACGCCTCGCGAACGAAGGGGCGACGCTGCGAGACGTCCTCCCCGGGTGGGACTGGTCCTGTTCCGTCGGGGTGATCCGGGCAGGTGCGCGGGAATCGACCGAGACCGGGAGCATGAGGCTGGTCACCTCGGCAGGCGAGGTCGTCGTCGAGCTCCTGCCGGAGGGGCGCGCGCTCCTGCAGTCCCCCGATCTCCAGCTCCCGCTCCCGCTCCACTGGTCCGACAGGTACGCCGCGGCATTCGGCCCGTTCCCCTCCCGCTTCGTGCCCGCCCGGAAACCCCACCTCTACGAGCGCGGCGACCTCGTCCTCGGGTGCGGTGGCTACGACGCCGGCCGTTCCTACCTCGTCTTCTCCCGGCTCCGCCACGCCGCGGACCACGGGGCTGCCGCCGGCGGGGGGGTGATAGGGAGGGTCGTGTACGGGAGGGGGCTCATCGACAGGTGGACCTCCGGCGACCGGATCGAGCAGGTCGTCCCCGTCCTCAACTGGGCCGACACGAGCAGGTCTTTCTCGACGAACGACGGCTCCCTCCCCCTCGAGGACGGGATGGAGATCGTGACCCACGTCCGGGTCACGGCACACGGTTACGCGGGGGGGCGGGTCCACGCCACGGATGCCGCCGAGTCGGTGGAACACGTGCTCCTCGCCCTCGCGGGAAACAGGTTCGTCGTCGGGAGGGCGTCGAGCACCTACATAGAGGACGAGAGGATGGCGGGGACGCCCGTGCCGTTCGAGGTGAGGGCGCCCCGGCGCGAGGGGCACCTGATGGTCCGCACGAGGGGGAGGTCGTCCGGGGCACTCTACATCTACACGCGGGACGTCCCCGCGTCGGCTTCCCACACGCTCGCCGGCCAGGTCACCCACGGGATCGAGCTCGCGCGCCTCGCCCGCGCCGGGGAGACGATCCGGATCGAGGTCGAACCACCGCGCTTCGACCTCGTGGGTCTCTTCCTCTCCGAGGCAGAGGGGGTTGCTGCTTTCAGGGGGGTCGCTGTCACCGCCCGGGGAGAGGGCAAGGACCTCGTCGTGGTGGACCAGCAGCCCGCGACCACCCTCGAGGCACTCGCGGCGGGTTCCGTCACGCTCGAGGCTGTCCCCCTGGAGAAGATAATCGACATCGCCCTCGACGACGCCCACGCGCCGGAATCCTGCGCGGTCTTCCGGAAGCTCACGGGCCTTGACAGGCATAGGGTGGGCAGGATCCCCTTCTTCTTCCAGTTCGAGGATGTCTACCTCTTCAGGCCGCGTATTCCCCCCGGGACGCACATCATCCCCGAGAACCTCCCGGTCGACCGCGTGCTCCCCGGCACGCTCGCCATCACGAACGACTCGCGGAAGGGGGCGGGTCTCGTGGGCGTGAGGACCTCGGAGAACAGGGAGTTTGGTCCCACGTCCGAACCCTTCGAGGCAACGAACCTCATCGGGCGGGTCCTCGACCTTGGGAAGCTTTCCGCACTGAAGGAGAACGAGATCGCATTCATCAGGGAAGTGAGACCATGA
- a CDS encoding methanogenesis marker 6 protein, which produces MKVYSPRYTGTVTKYIFVETPEMTPSDLAIRAYEISRGVMIKETCFGLQVTGKEEDVDRLVAALRAIDPLHIFVKDRGFPPGDPRRCRANLGGARPGFFGHEFELGLLRFISRGLAALPSRDPGAVPRPPVPRRGEKLGASRLKEIIESWGS; this is translated from the coding sequence ATGAAGGTGTATTCCCCCCGCTATACCGGCACCGTGACAAAGTACATCTTTGTCGAAACCCCCGAGATGACACCATCGGACCTTGCCATCCGGGCGTACGAGATCTCCCGGGGGGTGATGATCAAGGAGACGTGCTTCGGCCTCCAGGTGACCGGCAAGGAGGAGGATGTCGACCGCCTCGTCGCCGCTCTCCGGGCGATAGACCCCCTCCACATCTTCGTGAAGGACAGGGGTTTTCCCCCGGGGGACCCGCGCAGGTGCAGGGCGAACCTCGGCGGTGCCCGCCCCGGCTTCTTTGGCCACGAGTTCGAGCTGGGCCTCCTCCGGTTCATCTCGAGGGGGCTTGCCGCGCTCCCTTCCCGGGATCCCGGAGCGGTCCCCCGCCCGCCGGTTCCCCGGCGCGGCGAGAAGCTGGGTGCGTCACGCCTGAAGGAGATCATCGAGTCGTGGGGGTCCTGA
- a CDS encoding methanogenesis marker 5 protein, producing MARVFIYPTTSLILSDLVARFGHTPLSAAMQVREIVQTPGLESPPLQITPEDPKKGLRWAAVEVPSGVRGRMAIYGPLLEKAEAAIIVNNADFSFGCMGCARTNELLAFLIRRKGIPVLDLEYPSSEEEGIEFVAAIKRFLDSLPGGAG from the coding sequence ATGGCACGCGTCTTCATCTATCCCACGACGAGCCTCATCCTCTCCGACCTCGTCGCGAGGTTCGGCCACACCCCCCTCTCCGCCGCGATGCAGGTGCGGGAGATTGTCCAGACGCCCGGGCTCGAGTCGCCCCCCCTCCAGATCACGCCCGAGGACCCGAAAAAAGGCCTCCGGTGGGCCGCGGTCGAGGTCCCGTCCGGTGTCCGGGGGCGGATGGCAATCTACGGGCCGCTCCTCGAGAAAGCCGAGGCTGCCATCATCGTGAACAACGCGGACTTCTCGTTCGGCTGCATGGGGTGCGCGAGGACGAACGAGCTCCTCGCCTTCCTCATCCGGCGGAAGGGGATCCCGGTCCTCGACCTCGAGTACCCCTCCTCCGAGGAGGAGGGCATCGAGTTCGTGGCCGCGATCAAGAGGTTCCTCGACTCCCTGCCCGGGGGTGCGGGATGA